One genomic region from Pyxicephalus adspersus chromosome 1, UCB_Pads_2.0, whole genome shotgun sequence encodes:
- the MTMR4 gene encoding phosphatidylinositol-3,5-bisphosphate 3-phosphatase MTMR4 isoform X2 produces the protein MGEEPPSLEYIQAKDLFPPRELVKEEDKLQVPFQVLPGESVEYLGSANDAIIAISNYRLHIKFKDSVINVPLRMIEAVESRDMFQLQIICKDSKVVRCHFSTFKQCQEWLKRLSRATARPSKQEDLFAFAYHAWCQGICSDEEEHHVHLCRPGDHVKDRFQMELVRMGFDMQNAWRVSEINNNYKLCQSYPQKLLVPVWITDKELENVASFRSWKRIPVVVYRHTRTGAVIARCSQPEISWWGWRNADDEHLVTSIAKACALNPGGRTVAASLTSKGTSEGSENSDTDFDSSLTACPGLEGSTPPQKLLILDARSYTAAVANRAKGGGCECEEYYPNCEVVFMGMANIHSIRNSFQYLRAVCNQVPDPGNWLSALESTKWLQHLSVMLKAATVVANAVDREERPVLVHCSDGWDRTPQIVSLAKILLDPYYRTLEGFQVLVETDWLDFGHKFGDRCGHQENAEDQNEQCPVFLQWLDCVHQLLHQFPCLFEFNHAFLVKLVQHTYSCLYGTFLANNPCEREQRNINKRTCSVWSLLRTGNKNFHNLLYMPGGELVLHPVCHVRALQLWTAVYLPTSSPCTPIDDGMELYLSPASQGPDFNSRSLDRLPKTRSMENLATACDSGGILTRTSSDPNLNKHQTSLDSHCSNADDSEVGSQGSLQKKDGEVKEENADHNLLELNDKERDRELKESDDNIRLHGDSPPPDTETKSSNLECGEDNAALENKTEILEQNINTVTDRDQHANPHLPDLPCQNSEGDVSASNSSWKENSKPAKLAKDICRTDKKAICQIPRSDISLLSSNWDSLQGMMKSVPIGETILHHPSSYEYSTRSLHSKHGRHTAGSYSSRDAAKVSYHFRPSLHCSGPAVRSCRGSVTCHPRPLHTSRFFPLACPSPAPLMYQDDDGLPIPNDVVQQRLRQMEASYKQEVDLLRRQVWELQLQLEIRQYCAPPPEPETDYEDDFTCVKESDGSDMDDLYSDKSEDRLSEASWEPVDKKETEVTRWVPDHMASHCFNCDCEFWLAKRRHHCRNCGNVFCAGCCHLKLPIPDQQLYDPVLVCNTCYDHIQVTRARELMSQQLKKPLAAASS, from the exons GGTGAAGAACCTCCCAGCCTGGAATACATACAAGCCAAGGATCTGTTCCCGCCCAGGGAACTGGTGAAGGAGGAGGATAAGTTGCAG GTACCATTTCAAGTTCTGCCAGGAGAGAGTGTGGAATATTTAGGGAGTGCAAATGATGCTATCATAGCGATCTCCAACTACAGATTGCACATCAAGTTTAAGGACTCAGTTATTAAC GTGCCTTTAAGGATGATTGAAGCAGTGGAGAGCCGTGACATGTTCCAGCTACAAATCATTTGCAAAGACTCCAAAGTAgtgag ATGCCACTTTTCTACATTTAAGCAATGCCAAGAATGGTTAAAGCGGCTGAGCAGAGCTACTGCACGTCCTTCCAAGCAAGAAGACTTGTTTGCATTTGCCTATCATGCATGGTGCCAGGGAATCTGCTCTGATGAGGAGGAGCACCATGTCCACCTTTGTCGTCCTG GTGATCATGTGAAGGATCGTTTCCAGATGGAGTTGGTACGGAtgggctttgatatgcagaaTGCCTGGAGAGTGTCTGAAATTAACAACAACTACAA ACTTTGTCAAAGTTATCCTCAAAAACTGCTTGTTCCTGTGTGGATTACTGATAAGGAGCTTGAGAATGTGGCTTCCTTCAGATCCTGGAAACGGATTCCTGTTGTTGTGTACAG GCATACAAGAACAGGTGCGGTTATAGCTCGCTGCAGCCAACCAGAGATTAGCTGGTGGGGATGGCGCAATGCCGATGATGAGCATCTAGTAACTTCCATTGCAAAAGCTTGCGCTCTAAACCCTGGAGGACGCACAGTTGCTGCCAGCTTGACCAGCAAAGGCACCAGTGAGGGGTCTGAGAATTCAGACACTGATTTTG ATTCTTCTCTGACTGCCTGCCCTGGCTTGGAAGGTAGCACACCACCGCAGAAGCTCCTCATCCTGGATGCAAGATCTTACACCGCTGCTGTTGCAAACAGAGCTAAGGGTGGAGGCTGTGAATGTGAAG AGTACTATCCAAATTGTGAGGTAGTATTTATGGGAATGGCCAATATTCACTCCATCCGGAATAGCTTTCAGTACTTGCGAGCTGTGTGTAACCAAGTGCCCGATCCTGGAAA CTGGCTGTCGGCACTGGAAAGCACCAAGTGGCTTCAGCACCTGTCTGTCATGTTGAAAGCCGCCACTGTTGTGGCCAATGCCGTGGATCGTGAAGAACGTCCTGTGCTGGTTCACTGTTCAGATGGCTGGGACCGAACGCCACAGATTGTTTCCCTGGCAAAAATCCTACTAGATCCATATTACCGGACCTTGGAA GGATTCCAAGTGTTAGTGGAAACAGACTGGTTAGACTTTGGCCATAAGTTTGGTGATCGCTGTGGTCATCAGGAAAATGCAGAGGATCAAAATGAACAGTGTCCAGTCTTCCTACAGTGGCTGGACTGTGTACATCAACTACTTCACCAGTTTCCTTGTCTCTTTGAATTCAACCATGCCTTCCTG GTAAAGCTAGTACAACACACATACTCCTGTCTTTATGGAACGTTTCTTGCAAACAACCCGTGTGAGCGAGAACAACGCAACATTAACAAGAGGACCTGCTCAGTGTGGTCCCTACTGAGAACCGGCAACAAGAACTTTCACAACCTGCTCTATATGCCTGGTGGAGAGCTA GTTCTACACCCAGTTTGTCATGTTCGGGCTCTTCAGCTGTGGACAGCAGTGTATCTACCCACATCATCGCCCTGTACACCTATTGATGATGGAATGGAGCTCTACCTTTCTCCAGCCTCTCAGGGCCCTGACTTtaattccagatccttggacag GTTACCTAAAACTCGTTCAATGGAAAATCTTGCAACTGCATGTGACAGCGGAGGAATACTGACACGCACTTCAAGTGACCCAAACCTAAATAAACATCAGACCAGCTTGGACTCTCATTGCAGTAATGCTGATGACAGTGAGGTTGGAAGTCAGGGTTCTCTGCAGAAGAAGGATGGTGAAGTAAAGGAAGAAAATGCAGATCATAATCTTCTTGAACTTAACGACAAGGAGCGGGACAGAGAGCTTAAAGAAAGTGATGACAATATTAGGCTACATGGAGATAGTCCTCCACCAGACACAGAAACGAAGTCTTCAAACTTGGAATGTGGTGAAGATAATGCTGCTCTGGAAAATAAGACTGAAATACtggaacaaaatataaatactgttaccGATCGGGATCAACACGCAAACCCCCACTTACCAGATCTCCCCTGTCAGAACTCCGAGGGTGATGTGTCTGCCAGTAACTCTTCATGGAAAGAAAATAGCAAACCTGCAAAACTAGCAAAGGACATATGTAGGACTGACAAAAAAGCTATATGTCAAATTCCAAGAAGTGACATTTCTTTGTTGTCCTCAAATTGGGACAGCTTGCAAGGAATGATGAAGTCAGTACCCATTGGTGAGACTATACTTCATCATCCTTCATCATATGAGTATTCCACAAGAAGTCTCCATAGCAAGCACGGAAGACATACAGCTGGCTCATACAGTTCCAGGGATGCTGCAAAGGTTTCCTACCATTTCCGTCCCTCATTGCACTGTTCTGGCCCTGCAGTGAGAAGCTGTAGAGGATCAGTGACATGTCATCCTAGGCCACTTCATACCAGTCGATTCTTTCCCTTGGCTTGTCCTTCGCCTGCACCTTTAATGTACCAAGATGACGATGGTTTGCCTATTCCAAATGATGTAGTACAACAGCGATTGCGGCAAATGGAAGCTAGCTATAAACAAGAGGTTGACCTTCTGCGAAGACAGGTGTGGGAATTGCAGTTACAGCTGGAAATTCGGCAGTATTGTGCTCCACCACCTGAACCAGAGACAGACTATGAAGATGACTTT ACCTGTGTAAAAGAGTCAGATGGTAGTGATATGGATGACCTGTACTCTGATAAAAGCGAGGACCGACTTTCAGAGGCCAGCTGGGAGCCAGTGGATAAGAAAGAAACTGAG GTCACAAGATGGGTTCCCGATCACATGGCTTCACATTGTTTCAACTGTGACTGTGAATTTTGGTTGGCTAAACGAAGACATCACTGCAG GAATTGTGGAAATGTTTTCTGCGCTGGCTGCTGTCATTTGAAGCTCCCCATTCCTGACCAACAGCTCTATGACCCAGTCTTGGTTTGTAATACCTGCTATGACCACATCCAAGTTACACGTGCTAGGGAGCTAATGTCCCAGCAGCTGAAGAAGCCCTTAGCTGCAGCATCAAGCTGA
- the MTMR4 gene encoding phosphatidylinositol-3,5-bisphosphate 3-phosphatase MTMR4 isoform X1, translating into MTEPSPRSHCSVLSCFGEEPPSLEYIQAKDLFPPRELVKEEDKLQVPFQVLPGESVEYLGSANDAIIAISNYRLHIKFKDSVINVPLRMIEAVESRDMFQLQIICKDSKVVRCHFSTFKQCQEWLKRLSRATARPSKQEDLFAFAYHAWCQGICSDEEEHHVHLCRPGDHVKDRFQMELVRMGFDMQNAWRVSEINNNYKLCQSYPQKLLVPVWITDKELENVASFRSWKRIPVVVYRHTRTGAVIARCSQPEISWWGWRNADDEHLVTSIAKACALNPGGRTVAASLTSKGTSEGSENSDTDFDSSLTACPGLEGSTPPQKLLILDARSYTAAVANRAKGGGCECEEYYPNCEVVFMGMANIHSIRNSFQYLRAVCNQVPDPGNWLSALESTKWLQHLSVMLKAATVVANAVDREERPVLVHCSDGWDRTPQIVSLAKILLDPYYRTLEGFQVLVETDWLDFGHKFGDRCGHQENAEDQNEQCPVFLQWLDCVHQLLHQFPCLFEFNHAFLVKLVQHTYSCLYGTFLANNPCEREQRNINKRTCSVWSLLRTGNKNFHNLLYMPGGELVLHPVCHVRALQLWTAVYLPTSSPCTPIDDGMELYLSPASQGPDFNSRSLDRLPKTRSMENLATACDSGGILTRTSSDPNLNKHQTSLDSHCSNADDSEVGSQGSLQKKDGEVKEENADHNLLELNDKERDRELKESDDNIRLHGDSPPPDTETKSSNLECGEDNAALENKTEILEQNINTVTDRDQHANPHLPDLPCQNSEGDVSASNSSWKENSKPAKLAKDICRTDKKAICQIPRSDISLLSSNWDSLQGMMKSVPIGETILHHPSSYEYSTRSLHSKHGRHTAGSYSSRDAAKVSYHFRPSLHCSGPAVRSCRGSVTCHPRPLHTSRFFPLACPSPAPLMYQDDDGLPIPNDVVQQRLRQMEASYKQEVDLLRRQVWELQLQLEIRQYCAPPPEPETDYEDDFTCVKESDGSDMDDLYSDKSEDRLSEASWEPVDKKETEVTRWVPDHMASHCFNCDCEFWLAKRRHHCRNCGNVFCAGCCHLKLPIPDQQLYDPVLVCNTCYDHIQVTRARELMSQQLKKPLAAASS; encoded by the exons ATGACTGAGCCCTCACCGCGCTCTCACTGCTCCGTGCTCAGCTGCTTT GGTGAAGAACCTCCCAGCCTGGAATACATACAAGCCAAGGATCTGTTCCCGCCCAGGGAACTGGTGAAGGAGGAGGATAAGTTGCAG GTACCATTTCAAGTTCTGCCAGGAGAGAGTGTGGAATATTTAGGGAGTGCAAATGATGCTATCATAGCGATCTCCAACTACAGATTGCACATCAAGTTTAAGGACTCAGTTATTAAC GTGCCTTTAAGGATGATTGAAGCAGTGGAGAGCCGTGACATGTTCCAGCTACAAATCATTTGCAAAGACTCCAAAGTAgtgag ATGCCACTTTTCTACATTTAAGCAATGCCAAGAATGGTTAAAGCGGCTGAGCAGAGCTACTGCACGTCCTTCCAAGCAAGAAGACTTGTTTGCATTTGCCTATCATGCATGGTGCCAGGGAATCTGCTCTGATGAGGAGGAGCACCATGTCCACCTTTGTCGTCCTG GTGATCATGTGAAGGATCGTTTCCAGATGGAGTTGGTACGGAtgggctttgatatgcagaaTGCCTGGAGAGTGTCTGAAATTAACAACAACTACAA ACTTTGTCAAAGTTATCCTCAAAAACTGCTTGTTCCTGTGTGGATTACTGATAAGGAGCTTGAGAATGTGGCTTCCTTCAGATCCTGGAAACGGATTCCTGTTGTTGTGTACAG GCATACAAGAACAGGTGCGGTTATAGCTCGCTGCAGCCAACCAGAGATTAGCTGGTGGGGATGGCGCAATGCCGATGATGAGCATCTAGTAACTTCCATTGCAAAAGCTTGCGCTCTAAACCCTGGAGGACGCACAGTTGCTGCCAGCTTGACCAGCAAAGGCACCAGTGAGGGGTCTGAGAATTCAGACACTGATTTTG ATTCTTCTCTGACTGCCTGCCCTGGCTTGGAAGGTAGCACACCACCGCAGAAGCTCCTCATCCTGGATGCAAGATCTTACACCGCTGCTGTTGCAAACAGAGCTAAGGGTGGAGGCTGTGAATGTGAAG AGTACTATCCAAATTGTGAGGTAGTATTTATGGGAATGGCCAATATTCACTCCATCCGGAATAGCTTTCAGTACTTGCGAGCTGTGTGTAACCAAGTGCCCGATCCTGGAAA CTGGCTGTCGGCACTGGAAAGCACCAAGTGGCTTCAGCACCTGTCTGTCATGTTGAAAGCCGCCACTGTTGTGGCCAATGCCGTGGATCGTGAAGAACGTCCTGTGCTGGTTCACTGTTCAGATGGCTGGGACCGAACGCCACAGATTGTTTCCCTGGCAAAAATCCTACTAGATCCATATTACCGGACCTTGGAA GGATTCCAAGTGTTAGTGGAAACAGACTGGTTAGACTTTGGCCATAAGTTTGGTGATCGCTGTGGTCATCAGGAAAATGCAGAGGATCAAAATGAACAGTGTCCAGTCTTCCTACAGTGGCTGGACTGTGTACATCAACTACTTCACCAGTTTCCTTGTCTCTTTGAATTCAACCATGCCTTCCTG GTAAAGCTAGTACAACACACATACTCCTGTCTTTATGGAACGTTTCTTGCAAACAACCCGTGTGAGCGAGAACAACGCAACATTAACAAGAGGACCTGCTCAGTGTGGTCCCTACTGAGAACCGGCAACAAGAACTTTCACAACCTGCTCTATATGCCTGGTGGAGAGCTA GTTCTACACCCAGTTTGTCATGTTCGGGCTCTTCAGCTGTGGACAGCAGTGTATCTACCCACATCATCGCCCTGTACACCTATTGATGATGGAATGGAGCTCTACCTTTCTCCAGCCTCTCAGGGCCCTGACTTtaattccagatccttggacag GTTACCTAAAACTCGTTCAATGGAAAATCTTGCAACTGCATGTGACAGCGGAGGAATACTGACACGCACTTCAAGTGACCCAAACCTAAATAAACATCAGACCAGCTTGGACTCTCATTGCAGTAATGCTGATGACAGTGAGGTTGGAAGTCAGGGTTCTCTGCAGAAGAAGGATGGTGAAGTAAAGGAAGAAAATGCAGATCATAATCTTCTTGAACTTAACGACAAGGAGCGGGACAGAGAGCTTAAAGAAAGTGATGACAATATTAGGCTACATGGAGATAGTCCTCCACCAGACACAGAAACGAAGTCTTCAAACTTGGAATGTGGTGAAGATAATGCTGCTCTGGAAAATAAGACTGAAATACtggaacaaaatataaatactgttaccGATCGGGATCAACACGCAAACCCCCACTTACCAGATCTCCCCTGTCAGAACTCCGAGGGTGATGTGTCTGCCAGTAACTCTTCATGGAAAGAAAATAGCAAACCTGCAAAACTAGCAAAGGACATATGTAGGACTGACAAAAAAGCTATATGTCAAATTCCAAGAAGTGACATTTCTTTGTTGTCCTCAAATTGGGACAGCTTGCAAGGAATGATGAAGTCAGTACCCATTGGTGAGACTATACTTCATCATCCTTCATCATATGAGTATTCCACAAGAAGTCTCCATAGCAAGCACGGAAGACATACAGCTGGCTCATACAGTTCCAGGGATGCTGCAAAGGTTTCCTACCATTTCCGTCCCTCATTGCACTGTTCTGGCCCTGCAGTGAGAAGCTGTAGAGGATCAGTGACATGTCATCCTAGGCCACTTCATACCAGTCGATTCTTTCCCTTGGCTTGTCCTTCGCCTGCACCTTTAATGTACCAAGATGACGATGGTTTGCCTATTCCAAATGATGTAGTACAACAGCGATTGCGGCAAATGGAAGCTAGCTATAAACAAGAGGTTGACCTTCTGCGAAGACAGGTGTGGGAATTGCAGTTACAGCTGGAAATTCGGCAGTATTGTGCTCCACCACCTGAACCAGAGACAGACTATGAAGATGACTTT ACCTGTGTAAAAGAGTCAGATGGTAGTGATATGGATGACCTGTACTCTGATAAAAGCGAGGACCGACTTTCAGAGGCCAGCTGGGAGCCAGTGGATAAGAAAGAAACTGAG GTCACAAGATGGGTTCCCGATCACATGGCTTCACATTGTTTCAACTGTGACTGTGAATTTTGGTTGGCTAAACGAAGACATCACTGCAG GAATTGTGGAAATGTTTTCTGCGCTGGCTGCTGTCATTTGAAGCTCCCCATTCCTGACCAACAGCTCTATGACCCAGTCTTGGTTTGTAATACCTGCTATGACCACATCCAAGTTACACGTGCTAGGGAGCTAATGTCCCAGCAGCTGAAGAAGCCCTTAGCTGCAGCATCAAGCTGA